Proteins co-encoded in one bacterium BMS3Abin02 genomic window:
- a CDS encoding PspA/IM30 family protein, whose amino-acid sequence MGFLKRLWGYLVTLFRGAAERAMDPEVEVEQAMNEARQQDQKLRNQAAQVIAHRTQLEARIESAADDLGEAREMAKQALLRADKAKKAGDTEAVGKWTRAAQSLAMKLQAAENSLAGFKEQYGVAVTQAENAKRAVEQNAMRLQELAAKKMELIGRLQQAKMQEAVNKTIESISASMEVDAPSLDRVEEKITQRLSQAKAKAELREATPEGAEAELREAISVTQADAKLEELRKELGLTEEA is encoded by the coding sequence CCGGAGGTCGAAGTCGAGCAGGCGATGAACGAAGCCAGGCAGCAGGACCAGAAGCTCCGGAACCAGGCCGCCCAGGTGATCGCCCACCGTACGCAACTCGAAGCCAGGATCGAGAGCGCCGCGGATGATCTCGGTGAGGCTCGGGAGATGGCCAAGCAGGCGTTGTTGAGAGCCGACAAGGCAAAGAAGGCAGGGGACACCGAGGCGGTCGGAAAATGGACCCGTGCAGCGCAGAGCCTCGCCATGAAGCTTCAGGCCGCGGAGAACAGTCTGGCCGGATTCAAGGAGCAGTACGGAGTGGCGGTCACGCAGGCCGAGAATGCAAAACGGGCAGTCGAACAGAACGCCATGCGGCTGCAGGAACTGGCCGCCAAGAAGATGGAACTGATCGGCCGCCTCCAGCAGGCGAAGATGCAGGAGGCTGTGAACAAGACGATCGAATCGATCTCTGCCTCCATGGAGGTTGATGCTCCGAGCCTCGACAGAGTGGAGGAGAAGATCACACAACGCCTGTCCCAGGCGAAAGCCAAGGCGGAACTGCGTGAGGCCACCCCTGAAGGTGCCGAGGCGGAGCTTCGTGAGGCGATATCGGTCACACAGGCCGATGCAAAGCTGGAAGAACTACGTAAGGAACTCGGGCTCACCGAAGAGGCTTGA